In Tautonia marina, the genomic stretch CCGGCCGGGCAATCGGGCTTCCGACCATCATCCAGTAGGCCGCCGCCGGGTGATTGGCCTGCGGATGCTGCACCGACCGCACGATGGCGAACCGATCGGCCAGCCGAGCCGTTCGGGGCATCTGGTCGGCGATCATCACGCCGGGCACGTTCGTTGCGATCGGACGGAAGGTTCCGCGAATCTCCTCCGGAGCCTCGGGCTTGAGGTCGAACGTGTCGAGATGCGACGGCCCCCCCGAGAGGAACAGGATGATCACCGATCGCGCCTTGCCTGGCTTCCGACCCCGGCCGGCCGCCTCGTCCTGCGCCCGGAGCAATCGAGGAAGCGTCAATCCTCCCAGACCGAGGGCCCCGATCCGCATTGCCTCTCGTCGCGAGGGGCCCGAGGCCACGAGTCGACCGTCAGCGGCTTTGATCCGGATCATCGCGCTGGTCCCTCAGAAATCGTCCGCGCGGTTCTGCTCCGATCGCTCACGCTGACCGTGATTGTGGCCCACGGGGCATCACTGTGCAACGGTCGATCGTTCTGGATCGTTCCGCGATGATTGCCCCACGTTTCCAGGTCAAGCCAGGCCTCGATACCCAAAGAGCGACCACAAACAATCCGTTCCTGCCGATTCTTGATTTTTAAGGATGTATCGGTATCTTGACTCAGCCAGAGGGGTGTGTCATTGTAAACTCGCCTGTTCAACTTCGCGCCAACAAACTGATCCTGATTTTCGGGTTTGACGAACGCAAGGATTCATTTGGGTGTTGTTCCTGGTCCGTTCCCAAGGACCCGGAATGGTCTTTCGTACCGGCGTTTCTCCGCCTCCCAACCTTTGCTGCCCGTTCCCGTTCCTTCCGTGTGATCCTCAAAGGACCTGACTCACTCCGCTCCCGAGACCCGTACCAAGGAATCACTCGACGCTTGCGATTGCGCTCTGCCCGCCTGGGCCGAGATCTCGTCCGAGGATTCGTTTGAGTCTTCAGGCGTGATTCGGAAAACCTCCCTCTCCCTTCCCGTGCCTGGGTGGTGGGTTGGTCGATCGATCGATCCGAGCTTGAGCGTTGGTTGATCGTTTTCCTCTTGAACTCCGTGCGGCCGAGATTCGGGCCGCTTCGGACGCTCGTTCTGCTGCGCCCTGCCCCCCCACTGTGACCTCTGGAGAATTGCCGGGTGGCCGTGCCACGGTGGAGTGGTTTCCGGCACTCAGGTCGCGATGCTCCAGAGTCCCTCGGAACCTCGCGTCTCATGAATCATCGCGCCACAAGATCCTTCTGCCGATGGACCCTCGTCGCCACCCTGACCATCGCCTATGCCTCCGGGTGCGGAGGGGGTGACGGTCTGCAACGCATGCCGATCGACGGCACCGTCACCTTCGACGGTCAGCCGTTGGAGGACGGCCGAATTCAGTTCTTCCCCGATCCCGGCAACGCCGAGCCCATCATGAGCGGCGCGCCGATCACGTCGGGGTCATATTCCATTGCCCAGGTCGATGGGCTCGTTCCCGGCACGTATGTCGTAAGAATTTCGAGCGCATCGGGCGAAGAAGTCGCTGTTACAGGAGAGGGGGATGCTCAAATGCCCGGGCTCGGCCCGATTCACCCTATTGAGCTGATCCCCTCGAAGTACAACACCGAATCGACCCTCACCGCGGAGGTCACCTCAAGCGGCTCGAACACCTTCGACTTTTCTCTCGAGAAATGACCACCCACCGGGTGGGACCGAAACCCCTCTCGCTCCGTTCGCTCCCGTCCTTTGACCTTGCACTCGCAAGAGGAGTTCCCGATGCGTCGACTTCGCTCAGGATTCACGCTCATCGAATTGCTGGTTGTCATCGCCATCATCGGCGTCCTGATTGCGCTGCTGCTGCCCGCGGTTCAAAGCGCCCGAGAGGCGGCCCGCCGTGCTCAGTGTGTCAATAATCTGAAGCAAATCGGCATCGCCATGCATAATTATCATGACATGGCGGGAGTCTTGCCTCCGGGGCACCGCACGGCCGTTTTCGGCACGTTTCAGGTCTACATCCTGCCCTACATTGAGCAGGTGAACATGTACAATTCGTATAACCAGTATGGCCGTTACTGGTCTCCCGGGACCACCTCGGGTGGTGGCAACGGCCCGGCGAATCAGCTCCGCTATGGCAGCCCCCCGAACCTGACCGTGACCCGATCGATCGTCAACAACCTGCTTTGCCCGAGCGACGGCGAGAAGCCCTCCGACCGATCGATCTATAACGGCATCACCTGGCACAACTACGCCGTCAACTTCGGCAATGGCGACATTTACCAGTCGCTCGGCACCGTAGGCGGCGGTTACACCGTGGGCATCTACCCCGACGCCCCCTGGCTCGGCGCCGCCTTCTCCGATGCCGATACTACCCAGCGCTTCTATCCCTCGCGCGGCCGCTGCTACGGCTTCGCCGACTTCCGCGACGGAACCTCCAACACGCTCCTGGCCGGCGAACTCATCAAGGGCATGGGGGCCGACCTCCGCGGCTTTACCTGGTGGGGCGACGCTGTCAGCGCCTCGACCTACCTGAGCCCCAACAGCTCCCTGCCCGACGTCCAGAACAGCGCCGGCTATTGCCGGTCGCTCGTCGACGGAAACCCGCCTTGCGTCGTCGCGACCACCTCTCAGCCTCCCACCTATGCCTTCCGCAGCCGGCATCCCGGCGGCGTGAACATGGTCTTCGGCGACGGTAGTGTTCGCTTCATCAAGAACACGATTAACCTGTTCACCTGGCGAGCGCTTGGGACCACCCGAGGCGGAGAAGTTCTCAGCGCCGACCAGTTGTGATCGTTCCCCCTTCGAGAACGTGATCGCCGCGCCGGCTTCGGGATTCCTGAAGCCGGCGCGGTTCTCATTCCGGGTGTGATGTCCCCCTTGAATCGCTCGGTCTCGCCATGATCCAATAGCACTCGATGCCGCTTCGGAATCGGGGCCCGAGCCCCCGAACGTCCCTGAACGAATCGAGCCCGACTCATGGCCACCGTCACCGACCTCTCGCAGTCCCAAGGGCCTGTCGGCGACCTCTTCGCCGAGGCCCTCCGCGCCGACCCCGACCGCTTCCGCCTCTCCGACGATCAGGTTCGGTTCTACCACGAGAACGGCTACCTGCCCGGCGTTCGCATTCTCGACGAGGCCCAGGTCGAGGCCCTTCGCCAGGAACTGGCCGAGTGGTTCGATCCCGACCACCCCGGCCGAGACCTCTGGTACGAGTATCACAGCAACGAATCGGCCGATCCGGACCGCGTCCTCTTTCACGCGCTCGGCGCCTGGCGGATCAAACCGGGCTTTCACGATCTGCTCTGGAATCCAGCCTTCACCGTTCCCGCCTCGCAACTGCTTGGCGGCGCTGTCCGGTTCTGGCACGATCAACTCTTTTGCAAGCCCGCCAAGCACGGCGGCGTGGTCGCCTGGCACCAGGACTATTCCTACTGGACCCGCACGATCCCGATGGCCCACCTGACCTGCTGGATCGGCCTCGACGATAGCACCATCGACAACGGCTGCGTCCACTATGTACCTGGCAGCCACCGCTGGCCCCTCTTGCCCATTACGGGCCTTGCCGGGGATATGGAGGCGATTCGAGAGGTCCTCGACGACGAGCAATGGGCCATGTTCCAGAATCCCGTCGCCGTCGAGTTGAAGGCGGGCGAGGCCACGTTCCATCATCCGTTGATGGTCCACGGCTCCTTCGCCAATCGGACCGATCGCCCCCGTCGCGCCACCGTCATCAACGTCTTTCGAGACGGCGTTCGTTCCGACACCAACGACGTTCTTCTCGACGGCGTTCCCCCGATTCCCCAGGGAGCCCCGATGAACGGGCCGTTTTTCCCCTTGCTGTACGATCCAGCCGGGCGTTGATACCCACACGCCCGGTTAGTCCTGGCCACACGAGGGGGTGATCAACCCTCGACCGGCCACCCGCTTCGACCGTCACAGTTCGCCGATCGATCCGTGATACCCAGACACGGTCCCGAGCCTTGGCAGGCGATTGCAGGGGCCTCTGTTGATTCCTACGCTCGGGCCTTCGTTGGTCCGTCCTCCCCGGCCTCTTGCAGACTCGGCCGGTGATTGGGAGCCGATGCGCAAGAGGATCGAGTGAAACGCCTTGCGATTGTGATTCTGAACTATCGAACCCCTCAGATGGTGCGCGATTGCCTGGCCTCGCTCCAGAGTGAAGTCGATCCGCTCCAGGATCGGGTGGTGGTCGTCGATAATGCCTCCGGCGACGCTTCGGTCGAACAAATCCGACAGGCCATCGACGAACATCACTGGCACGACTGGGTTGACCTCCTCCCCTCAGAGGTCAACGGCGGGTTCTCGGCCGGGAATAATCTGGGCATTCGGGCGGTGGACGCTCGGGCCTATCTTTTGCTGAACAGCGACACGATCGTCCGGCCCGGGGCGATTGCTAGCCTCCTTGCGGGGCTCGACGCCCATCCCGAGGCCGGGCTCATCGGCCCTCGGCTGGAGTGGCCCGATGGTCAGCCCCAGATCAGTTGCTTTCGGTTCCCCTCACCCGCCAGCGAGCTGATTGCCGCCGCCCGGACCGGCCCGGTGACCTCTCTCCTCCGGGCGTTCGACGTGCCGATCCCGGTCTCGGACGAACCCTTCGAACCGCAATGGATCAGCTTCGCCTGCGTTCTGGTCCGCCGCGCCGTCATTGATCAGATCGGGCCGATGGACGAGGGGTACTTCATGTACTTCGAGGACATCGATTACTGCCGACGCGCTCGTCAGGCCGGTTGGCGCGTCCTCTCCTGGCCCGAGGCCCACGTCGTTCACCTCCGAGGGGGAAGCAGTCCGGTCAAGGAGGAGATGGCCGCCCGGAAGCGCCCGCGTCCCTATCTCTATGCATCGCGGACACGTTATTTCGCCAAGTTCTACGGCGGGTTCCGGGGAGTGTTCCTCGCCAATCTCCTCTGGTATGCTGGTCGGCTTGTCTCGCTCTCCCGAGAAGTCCTTGGCTCGAAGACACCGCACACGTGTGAGGCCGAGGCCCGCGATCTCTGGACCAACTGGCGATCTCCGCTCCAGGAATGGCCGCTTCCCCCCGTCCCTTCTCCCAGCCGGAAGCCGCTCGGACCTTCCGATCCCGACTCCATCCCCACTCCCGAGCCGCTCGCCAAACCCGGCCCACTTCACCATTCATGACCTTTTCGTATTCTGAACCAATCCTCATGAATACCGCGCCTGACTTCATCATCATTGGGGCCATGAAGTGTGCGACCAGCACCCTCCATGAGCAGCTCGCCCGCCAGCCGGGCTTCTTCATGACCGACTTGAAGGAGCCGAACTTTTTTAGCGACGACGACCAGTACGCCAGGGGGAAAGACTGGTATCTCAGCCTCTTTGCCGACGCCAAGCCCGGCGACCTCCGAGGCGAGTCAAGCACCCACTACACCAAACTTCCCACCTATCCTCAGACGATCGATCGCCTCCGCGAGCATTGCCCCGACGCAAAGCTCATCTACGTGATGCGGCATCCGATTGATCGTTTAATTTCTCAGTATGTTCATGAGTGGTCACAGTGTGTCATCCCGAACCAGATGGGAATTGACGAGGCGATCGACGCTCATCCCGAGCTGATCGCCTATAGCCGCTACACCATGCAGTTGCTCCCGTATTTCGAAACCTTCGGCAGCGATCGGATTTTGCCGGTCTTCTTCGAGCGAATTGCCTCGGCACCGCAGCCGGAGCTGGAACGAGTCTGCCGATTCCTTGGCCACCCGCACACGCCGACCTGGCAGCACGACCTCGACGCGCAGAACGTTTCCAATCAGCGGATGCGAAAAAGCCCGTTGCGTGACGCGATCGTCGAGGCTCCTGGCCTGAAGCAACTGCGCCGCGCTCTGGTGCCCAAATCGGTGCGTACCTGGGTTCGGGGGCTCTGGACCCTCAAGCAAAAGCCCCGGCTCTCTCCCAGCCAACTCGCCCGGCTCGTCGATCTGTTCAACGAAGACCTGGCGACGCTCGGCTCCTGGCTTGGTGTTTCCTTGTCCTGCCCGACCTTCAAGGACACCGTGAAGGCCGGCGGCCTCGAATGGCAAGCCCCCCCCGCTCAGACCTCCACTGCGCCAATCGCCTCCGCTGCCGCCGAGACGCCGAGTACCTCAGATCGCTCGTAACTCGCCCTCGTGCTCGCCAAACGGGCCGGTACTGGGTGCATGGCGTTGTTCTGACCGAACGATTCTGGCCCCCTCTCCCTGGTTTCGGGGAGAGGGTTGGGGTGAGGGGACTGTGCGTGCGGAGCCGAGCCCAAGGCATTGTTCTGGCCCTGCTCACCCCGACCCGCTCTCACTCGACACGGGGCAGAGGGGGAACACGCACTCAACCGCCAATGAATGGGCCTGTCCAGCCCCTTACTCCTCCGCCTCGACCGGGTTGACGAGTGTCCCGATCCCCTCAATCTCCGCCGTCACCACCTCTCCCGGTTTCAGGAACCGGCCGCGACCCTTGCCGGTGCCGCCGGGGGTGCCCGTGCCGATGATGTCGCCCGGCTCCAGCGTGATGAACGAGCTGATGAACGCGATGATCGCCGCGACCGGGAAGATCATCTGCGCGGTCGAGCTGTTCTGCATCTCCTCGTCATCGACCCAGAGCTTGAGCGAAAGCCGCTGCGGGTCGGTCAGGCTGTCGGCCGACCGGATGCAAGGGCCGATCGGGCAGAACCCATCGTGCCACTTGCCATGCATCCAGTCGAAGAAGGCGTCGCGTTCGCGCTTCTTCCTCCCCGGATTGGGGCGGAACCCTCGGTCGCTCACGTCGTTGAGCACCGTGTAACCCGCCACATATTTCAGGGCGTCCGCCTCCGAGGCTCCCCGGCAGGTCTGGCCGATGACCACACCCAGCTCGCACTCCCAGTCGATGCCGTCGGGTGAGATGTTCGGGATCACGATCGGGTCGCCCGACCCGCTGACCGTCGTTCCCGGCTTGAGGAAAACGTACGGGAACGTCTCGGCCCGCTCGGCCGCGATGTCCCCCACCTCGACGCTATGCTCCGGATAGTTCCTCGCCAGCATCAGGATCTTGCCCGGCCGCTCGATCGGCGGCAACAGCCTGACCTCGTGCAGCGGCACCGACAGCTCGCTCAAGGTCTCCTCATCGAGCCCCTCAACCCATTTCGACAGCTCCCAGGCTGCCCGGTGCGACCGACCGCTCGGTGGCAAGAGGCCGATCAGGTCGTCCGTGTCAAGGATCAAGAGTTCCAGATCCATCGCCTCGGTGAACGCCTCGATCGCCTGGTCGAGCGGGACCACGTGATCGTCCATGAAATAGCCGGTCAACGCCACGTCGTCGTCGAGTGCGAAACGGCAAAGTCGCATCGGGCAACCTCGTTCCCTGGTCCCGAAGAGGAAAGATGACAGATCCTTCCGAGGGGAGCGCATTAAATTACCCCCGAGACCCGTTCCCGGCAATGCTCACCTCGCCTCAGTTGCGAACCACGCTATAGTCACCTCTGGACTGGGCCCTTCGGACTGGCCCAACCTTGGTCTCTCGGTTAAGATGATTTTGCAATACGATTCTCAATCAATGGGTCGAGGACTCCTTCCGACATCTTCCTGGCATGACTCTCGCTGTCGGTCGTCTCCTCATCGCCTGGTTGCTGGTCGCCTACGGGGTTGGAGCCCTGGTAGGACCGGCCCTTCATGCCTTGCCCGGCTGTGATCATCACGACTCGGGTGAGTCCTCCTCGAATGCGCCTGACCCGGTCTCCCCGACGCACGACGACTGCCTGATCTGCAAAACGATCAACGCCGTCTCGATCCCCCTCGCAATCCCGGC encodes the following:
- a CDS encoding DUF1559 domain-containing protein, producing the protein MRRLRSGFTLIELLVVIAIIGVLIALLLPAVQSAREAARRAQCVNNLKQIGIAMHNYHDMAGVLPPGHRTAVFGTFQVYILPYIEQVNMYNSYNQYGRYWSPGTTSGGGNGPANQLRYGSPPNLTVTRSIVNNLLCPSDGEKPSDRSIYNGITWHNYAVNFGNGDIYQSLGTVGGGYTVGIYPDAPWLGAAFSDADTTQRFYPSRGRCYGFADFRDGTSNTLLAGELIKGMGADLRGFTWWGDAVSASTYLSPNSSLPDVQNSAGYCRSLVDGNPPCVVATTSQPPTYAFRSRHPGGVNMVFGDGSVRFIKNTINLFTWRALGTTRGGEVLSADQL
- a CDS encoding phytanoyl-CoA dioxygenase family protein, encoding MATVTDLSQSQGPVGDLFAEALRADPDRFRLSDDQVRFYHENGYLPGVRILDEAQVEALRQELAEWFDPDHPGRDLWYEYHSNESADPDRVLFHALGAWRIKPGFHDLLWNPAFTVPASQLLGGAVRFWHDQLFCKPAKHGGVVAWHQDYSYWTRTIPMAHLTCWIGLDDSTIDNGCVHYVPGSHRWPLLPITGLAGDMEAIREVLDDEQWAMFQNPVAVELKAGEATFHHPLMVHGSFANRTDRPRRATVINVFRDGVRSDTNDVLLDGVPPIPQGAPMNGPFFPLLYDPAGR
- a CDS encoding glycosyltransferase family 2 protein — protein: MKRLAIVILNYRTPQMVRDCLASLQSEVDPLQDRVVVVDNASGDASVEQIRQAIDEHHWHDWVDLLPSEVNGGFSAGNNLGIRAVDARAYLLLNSDTIVRPGAIASLLAGLDAHPEAGLIGPRLEWPDGQPQISCFRFPSPASELIAAARTGPVTSLLRAFDVPIPVSDEPFEPQWISFACVLVRRAVIDQIGPMDEGYFMYFEDIDYCRRARQAGWRVLSWPEAHVVHLRGGSSPVKEEMAARKRPRPYLYASRTRYFAKFYGGFRGVFLANLLWYAGRLVSLSREVLGSKTPHTCEAEARDLWTNWRSPLQEWPLPPVPSPSRKPLGPSDPDSIPTPEPLAKPGPLHHS
- a CDS encoding sulfotransferase family protein, with protein sequence MNTAPDFIIIGAMKCATSTLHEQLARQPGFFMTDLKEPNFFSDDDQYARGKDWYLSLFADAKPGDLRGESSTHYTKLPTYPQTIDRLREHCPDAKLIYVMRHPIDRLISQYVHEWSQCVIPNQMGIDEAIDAHPELIAYSRYTMQLLPYFETFGSDRILPVFFERIASAPQPELERVCRFLGHPHTPTWQHDLDAQNVSNQRMRKSPLRDAIVEAPGLKQLRRALVPKSVRTWVRGLWTLKQKPRLSPSQLARLVDLFNEDLATLGSWLGVSLSCPTFKDTVKAGGLEWQAPPAQTSTAPIASAAAETPSTSDRS
- a CDS encoding fumarylacetoacetate hydrolase family protein; the encoded protein is MRLCRFALDDDVALTGYFMDDHVVPLDQAIEAFTEAMDLELLILDTDDLIGLLPPSGRSHRAAWELSKWVEGLDEETLSELSVPLHEVRLLPPIERPGKILMLARNYPEHSVEVGDIAAERAETFPYVFLKPGTTVSGSGDPIVIPNISPDGIDWECELGVVIGQTCRGASEADALKYVAGYTVLNDVSDRGFRPNPGRKKRERDAFFDWMHGKWHDGFCPIGPCIRSADSLTDPQRLSLKLWVDDEEMQNSSTAQMIFPVAAIIAFISSFITLEPGDIIGTGTPGGTGKGRGRFLKPGEVVTAEIEGIGTLVNPVEAEE